One region of uncultured Sulfurimonas sp. genomic DNA includes:
- a CDS encoding VWA-like domain-containing protein: MINTEQKISQAKAKLLVEYPLFGTIASKLQLIKNDDIQAFKSNGTTLEYNSDFFAEININEMEFVFANGAMHASLAHEARKNGRSGWLWQLSSDYAVNDMLVQNGMQRPYQAHYSKRFSGLYAEEIYAELKEDILRDELEYEADDEDDVENNQDSIKETVSEEKLSEELFEEFAKAVLEAEEKRGELPLSLERFFDLKFSAKIDWRDELRVALDRFHKDDYAQMPPNKKFLHLGFYLPSSVSQRFKLVVAVDSSGSVDEVLLSEFLSELNSLMNTISSYEIHLLVCDDKIRSHKVFYAGDILEADVKGGGATDFRPVFEFIDKEIEDTKLLLYFSDLDGTFPNKIPSYDVKWIAPKEIDVPFGEVILLED, translated from the coding sequence ATGATAAACACAGAACAAAAAATCTCCCAAGCAAAAGCGAAACTTTTAGTGGAGTATCCGCTTTTTGGAACTATTGCTTCAAAACTTCAACTTATAAAAAATGACGATATTCAAGCATTTAAAAGTAATGGCACAACACTCGAATACAATAGCGACTTTTTTGCAGAGATAAACATAAATGAGATGGAATTTGTTTTTGCAAATGGTGCTATGCACGCGTCTTTGGCTCATGAAGCTCGTAAAAATGGTAGAAGTGGTTGGCTTTGGCAACTCTCAAGCGATTATGCTGTAAATGATATGCTTGTGCAAAATGGGATGCAGAGACCATACCAAGCTCACTATTCTAAAAGATTTAGCGGACTTTATGCTGAGGAAATATACGCTGAGTTAAAAGAAGATATCTTGCGTGATGAGTTGGAGTATGAAGCTGATGATGAAGATGATGTTGAAAACAATCAAGACTCGATAAAAGAGACAGTTAGTGAAGAAAAACTTAGTGAAGAGCTGTTTGAAGAGTTTGCAAAAGCTGTTTTAGAAGCAGAAGAAAAAAGAGGGGAGTTGCCTCTTAGTCTTGAGAGATTTTTTGACTTGAAGTTTAGTGCTAAGATAGATTGGAGAGATGAACTTAGAGTCGCACTCGATAGATTTCATAAAGATGATTATGCACAGATGCCACCAAACAAAAAGTTTTTGCATCTTGGATTTTATCTACCTTCAAGTGTTAGCCAAAGATTTAAACTTGTAGTTGCAGTTGATAGTTCTGGTTCTGTTGATGAAGTGCTTTTGAGTGAGTTTTTAAGTGAGTTAAACTCTCTGATGAACACAATCTCTTCTTATGAGATACATCTTTTAGTTTGTGATGATAAGATTCGTTCACATAAGGTTTTTTATGCTGGAGATATCTTAGAGGCGGATGTTAAAGGTGGTGGGGCTACTGACTTTAGACCTGTTTTTGAGTTTATAGATAAAGAGATAGAAGATACTAAACTACTTTTGTACTTTAGTGATTTAGATGGAACTTTTCCAAATAAAATACCATCTTATGATGTAAAATGGATAGCTCCAAAAGAAATAGATGTACCTTTTGGAGAGGTGATACTTTTAGAGGATTAG
- a CDS encoding diguanylate cyclase — protein MKKILIVEDNKTLAKLLAKKIELALKHEVHIAYKLSEAKLFLKKYNYFLTLLDINLPDAPNGEVVDYVLSKGNHVIVLSANIDKDFRKKMLAKNIIDYVNKSGVDDINYIIQNISRLEKNQKHKVLVVDGSMLVRKSMKQMLENLFYEVITVAHGEEALGMLKTNPDISLVITDYNMPVINGLELTQEIRKDYNKNEICIIALSSNDDEEVNALFLKQGANDYIKKPFSKEEFSCRINNSIEALENIQYITNHANRDFLTGLYNRRYFFENMNEYIEDTKLSGEQFAIAMIDIDNFKHINDTYGHDVGDKVISSLSEILRTNTSYRDIVARFSGGEFCIALKNINKYSASDILERLRKQVEKFNFIIDANNQINFAVSIGVSIHNDDTLDETMNNADMMLYNAKQNGKNQILFN, from the coding sequence ATGAAAAAAATATTAATCGTTGAAGACAACAAAACACTAGCAAAACTATTGGCAAAGAAGATAGAGTTAGCTTTAAAACATGAAGTACACATAGCTTACAAACTCTCAGAAGCGAAGCTTTTTTTAAAAAAATACAACTATTTTTTAACTCTTCTTGATATAAACCTACCAGATGCACCAAACGGAGAAGTGGTCGATTATGTTTTATCTAAAGGCAACCATGTCATAGTTTTAAGTGCAAATATTGACAAAGATTTTAGAAAAAAAATGCTAGCTAAAAACATCATAGATTATGTAAATAAAAGCGGTGTTGATGACATAAACTACATCATTCAAAACATAAGCAGACTTGAAAAAAACCAAAAACATAAAGTGCTTGTTGTAGATGGTTCTATGCTTGTTAGAAAGTCAATGAAGCAGATGCTAGAAAATCTTTTTTACGAAGTTATAACAGTGGCTCATGGAGAAGAAGCACTAGGTATGCTCAAAACAAATCCTGATATATCTTTAGTTATAACAGATTACAATATGCCTGTTATAAATGGTCTTGAGCTAACACAAGAGATAAGAAAAGACTATAACAAAAATGAAATATGCATCATTGCCCTCTCTTCAAATGACGATGAAGAAGTAAATGCTCTGTTTTTAAAACAAGGTGCAAATGATTACATAAAAAAACCATTTTCTAAAGAAGAATTTTCTTGTCGAATCAACAACTCCATAGAAGCTTTAGAAAACATACAGTACATAACAAACCATGCAAACAGAGACTTCTTAACAGGTCTATACAATCGTCGCTACTTCTTTGAAAATATGAATGAATACATTGAAGACACAAAACTAAGCGGAGAACAATTTGCTATTGCAATGATAGATATAGACAACTTCAAACACATAAATGACACTTATGGACATGATGTAGGAGACAAAGTCATCAGTAGTTTATCTGAAATCCTTAGAACAAATACCAGCTATAGAGATATCGTAGCTAGATTTAGCGGTGGGGAGTTTTGTATCGCTTTAAAAAATATCAACAAATATAGTGCATCTGATATTTTAGAAAGATTAAGAAAACAAGTAGAAAAATTTAACTTCATCATAGATGCAAACAATCAAATAAACTTTGCAGTCTCCATAGGCGTATCTATCCACAATGACGATACTTTAGATGAAACTATGAACAATGCAGACATGATGTTATACAACGCAAAACAAAACGGTAAAAATCAGATACTTTTTAACTAA
- a CDS encoding type ISP restriction/modification enzyme, with translation MLPYLNNLNRLFQTGNAREHSYRGDLQQLLNNIINDKDIIVTNEPARIREVGAPDYSITKKGIPIGYIEAKDIDKPLDAKEYKEQFERYKNALDNLIITDYLNFWFYKNTELTNKISIAKIEDGIIVPLQENFELFKNGILSFTTFVSQTITSPSKLAKMMAGKARLLESVIENAILSDEQTDANNSLRNQLQVFKANLIHDITPQSFADIYAQTIAYGLFAARLHDKTLEDFSRQEAVYLIPKSNPFLRGLFNYVSGAECDDRLVWIIDSLAEIFLATDIKKLLDGFSQKTGMHDPIIHFYETFLAEYNPKLRKSRGVWYTPESVVNFIVRACDEVLKDEFGLEDGLSDESKITIKIDDKDAGFTPSGKQRQKEVETHKVQILDPATGTGTFLAETIKFIKKEFWGGSWSSYVEEHLVPRLNGFELLMASYAMAHLKLDLLLMETGYKPINQKRFNVFLTNSLEEHHEQTGSLFASYLANESKEADRVKKETPVMVVMGNPPYAVSSSNKSDWIQNLVQEYKKDLNERKINLDDDYIKFIRYGQHYIEKNGEGILAYISNNSFIDGITHRQMRKSLLECFDKIYILDLHGNAKKKEVCPDGSKDENVFDIMQGVSINIFVKNKSNSKKLADVFHCDLYGKRDFKYDFLNCNSIKSIEWKKLDYIEPNYFFVSRNYKSEKKYMLGFSVNDIFNNSNSGIQTKNDRLAISTNRESLEKVVKDFVELDEHLIKQKYNTNDTSGWSVKNAKYDLINNVGSIYKINYRPFDKRYIYMTEKSGGFVGRPRISTMKHFFNNNNYGLITVRQQSTFDFQHILISDSIMESGAISLQTKEWGYIYPLYLNPDENSLEKERTPNLNLEIVKEIEEKLNLKFVNEKEEYDCSQSVAINSAGSTIKTTFAPIDLLDYIYAVLHSPSYRETYKEFLKIDFPRVPYPDAKTFWQLVGFGSKLRALHLLEDASLDARVIDIEGEGSLEILNKLNKKDFVVEDAKVKLNLNDEVSIINIPLISWEFYIGGYQPAQKWLKDRVGRTLSRTDLKHYNRIINALSKTDEIMKEIDLLFSRYTSPEV, from the coding sequence ATGCTTCCTTACTTAAATAATCTAAATAGACTTTTTCAAACTGGTAATGCTCGTGAACATAGTTATAGAGGTGATTTACAACAACTCTTAAATAACATCATAAACGACAAAGATATCATAGTTACAAATGAACCTGCACGCATACGAGAAGTTGGAGCACCTGATTATAGCATCACTAAAAAAGGTATTCCCATTGGTTACATTGAAGCAAAAGATATTGATAAACCTTTAGATGCTAAAGAGTATAAAGAGCAGTTTGAGAGATACAAAAATGCACTAGATAACTTGATAATTACAGATTATTTAAACTTTTGGTTTTATAAAAATACAGAACTTACAAACAAAATATCAATAGCCAAAATAGAAGATGGCATCATAGTTCCACTCCAAGAGAATTTTGAGCTATTTAAAAATGGCATCTTAAGTTTTACAACTTTTGTATCTCAAACCATAACAAGCCCATCTAAGTTAGCGAAGATGATGGCTGGAAAAGCCAGACTTTTAGAGAGTGTAATAGAAAATGCCATTTTAAGTGACGAACAAACAGATGCTAACAACTCTTTGAGAAACCAACTTCAAGTATTTAAAGCAAATCTTATTCACGACATAACACCTCAAAGTTTTGCAGATATTTACGCCCAAACCATAGCTTATGGACTTTTTGCCGCAAGACTTCATGACAAAACATTAGAAGATTTTTCACGTCAAGAAGCGGTATATCTCATCCCAAAATCAAACCCATTTTTAAGAGGACTTTTTAACTATGTAAGTGGTGCTGAATGTGATGATAGGCTAGTTTGGATTATTGACTCTTTGGCTGAGATATTTTTAGCGACTGACATTAAAAAACTACTTGATGGTTTTTCTCAAAAAACTGGGATGCATGACCCTATCATACATTTTTATGAAACTTTTTTGGCTGAGTACAATCCAAAACTAAGAAAAAGCAGAGGTGTTTGGTACACTCCTGAGTCAGTTGTAAACTTCATAGTTCGTGCTTGTGATGAGGTGCTAAAAGATGAGTTTGGACTTGAAGACGGTCTAAGTGATGAGAGTAAAATAACCATAAAAATAGACGACAAAGATGCAGGATTTACTCCAAGTGGAAAGCAAAGACAAAAAGAAGTAGAGACTCATAAAGTACAGATTTTAGACCCAGCAACAGGAACGGGAACTTTTTTAGCTGAGACTATAAAGTTTATAAAAAAAGAGTTTTGGGGTGGGAGTTGGAGTTCTTATGTAGAAGAGCATCTAGTGCCGAGGTTAAATGGTTTTGAGTTACTTATGGCTAGTTACGCAATGGCGCATCTAAAGCTAGACTTGCTTTTGATGGAGACAGGTTACAAACCCATAAATCAAAAAAGGTTCAATGTCTTTTTAACTAACTCACTAGAAGAGCATCACGAGCAAACGGGAAGTCTCTTTGCATCTTACTTGGCAAATGAGTCTAAAGAAGCAGATAGAGTAAAAAAAGAGACTCCAGTTATGGTTGTGATGGGAAATCCGCCATACGCGGTTAGTAGTTCAAACAAAAGTGATTGGATACAAAATCTTGTACAAGAATATAAAAAAGATTTAAATGAGAGAAAAATAAATCTTGATGATGATTATATAAAGTTTATAAGATATGGACAGCACTACATAGAAAAAAATGGAGAGGGTATTTTAGCTTACATCTCAAATAACTCTTTTATAGATGGCATAACGCATAGGCAGATGCGAAAATCACTTTTAGAGTGTTTTGATAAGATTTATATTTTGGATTTACATGGAAATGCTAAGAAAAAAGAAGTTTGTCCAGATGGAAGTAAAGATGAAAATGTATTTGACATTATGCAAGGTGTAAGTATAAATATATTTGTCAAAAATAAATCAAACAGTAAAAAATTAGCAGATGTATTTCATTGTGATTTATATGGAAAAAGAGATTTTAAATATGACTTTTTAAATTGCAATAGTATAAAAAGTATAGAATGGAAAAAATTAGATTATATAGAACCAAATTATTTTTTTGTTTCTAGAAATTATAAATCAGAAAAAAAATATATGCTTGGTTTTTCAGTTAATGATATTTTCAACAATTCAAATTCTGGTATACAAACAAAAAATGATAGATTAGCAATATCAACAAATAGAGAAAGTCTTGAAAAAGTAGTAAAGGACTTTGTTGAATTAGATGAACACTTAATTAAGCAAAAATATAATACGAATGATACCAGTGGTTGGAGTGTAAAAAATGCAAAATATGATTTAATAAATAATGTTGGTTCCATTTATAAAATTAATTACAGACCTTTTGATAAAAGATATATTTATATGACTGAAAAATCAGGAGGGTTTGTTGGTAGACCAAGAATTAGTACAATGAAGCATTTCTTTAACAACAACAACTATGGTCTTATAACAGTGAGACAACAAAGTACATTTGATTTTCAACATATATTAATATCTGACAGCATTATGGAAAGTGGTGCTATTTCTTTACAAACTAAAGAATGGGGATATATCTATCCTCTTTATCTCAATCCAGACGAAAACTCACTAGAAAAAGAAAGAACACCAAACCTAAATCTTGAAATAGTAAAAGAGATAGAAGAGAAATTAAATCTAAAATTTGTAAATGAAAAAGAAGAGTATGATTGCTCGCAATCAGTAGCGATAAATAGTGCTGGGAGCACTATTAAAACTACTTTTGCGCCTATAGATTTACTTGATTATATTTACGCAGTTTTACACTCTCCATCTTACAGAGAAACCTACAAAGAGTTTTTAAAGATAGACTTTCCAAGAGTTCCTTACCCAGATGCTAAAACTTTCTGGCAACTTGTTGGTTTTGGCTCAAAACTAAGAGCCTTGCATCTACTCGAAGATGCAAGCTTAGATGCAAGAGTTATAGACATAGAAGGAGAGGGCAGTTTAGAAATCCTAAACAAACTCAACAAAAAAGACTTTGTAGTTGAAGATGCAAAAGTAAAACTAAATCTAAATGATGAAGTAAGCATCATAAATATCCCGCTCATTTCATGGGAATTTTATATCGGTGGATACCAACCAGCACAAAAATGGCTAAAAGATAGAGTGGGCAGAACTCTAAGCCGAACAGACTTAAAACACTACAACCGCATCATAAATGCTCTGAGCAAAACAGATGAGATTATGAAAGAGATAGATCTATTGTTCTCTCGTTACACCTCTCCTGAGGTGTAA